The Pseudomonas pergaminensis nucleotide sequence GAGGTAACGATCTGTGAGTTCAGGGTGGTGCGCCAGTACCTGTTCCCCGTCCAGCTTCAGTTGCGGCTTGGCCGCGTCAAAGCTCCAGCTCCAGTCATTGCGCGCCCATAGCTGGGGCATTACCTGCAAGCGGGTTGGCTGGTCGGAACGGTTATGCACGCTGACGCGCATGAAGAGGTCATCGGGTTGATGCTTGGCGTATTCGACGCTGACATCGCAGTAGCGGTTATCTTCGAAGACGCCGGTGTCGAGGATCTCGTACTCGGCATCGTCCAGGCCCCGGCGGGCGTTCTCGCTGATCAGGTCGGCGTAGGGAAAGGCGGCATGCGGGTATTTGTAGAGCATGCGCATGTAGGCATGGCTCGGTACACCGTCGACGAAAAAGTACAGTTCCTTGACGTCTTCACCGTGGTTGCCTTCGGCGTTATTGAGGCCGAACAGGCGTTCCTTGATGATCGCATCGCGCTCGTTCCACAGGGCCAGGCCCAGGCACCAGCGCTGCGCCTTGTCGCTGAAACCGGCCAGGCCATCTTCGCCCCAGCGATAGGCGCGGCTGCGCGCATGTTCATGGGGGAAGTAAGCCCAGGCATCGCCATCGGCGCTGTAGTCTTCACGCACCGTGCCCCATTGGCGTTCGCTTAAATAGGGGCCCCACTCGCGCCATCGCTCGGCATCCGGCAGCGCCAAACGTTGGCCTTCGGTTGTATCAAGTATTCGGGTGTCGGGGGTGGCCGTCATTGGGTCCTCCATCGCCTACCAGGTGAGAGGCAGTGTAGAGCCCAATGACGCCCGGGTGCACATGAAGACTTAGAAGATGGCGTAGGTGTAGTTGAAGATCAGGCGGGTTTGATCCTGGTCGGCGGTGCCGGTGTTCTTGCCGTGATAGGTGCCGGTACGCAAGGTGGTACCGAAGCCTTTCAGAGGACCGGCCTGCACCACGTAGTCCAGGCGGAAGTCGGCTTCGTTTTCTTTCTGGTCAGGGCCGCCGGCGACCTTCGACTTGATGTCCGAACCGTCCAGGTAAGCAACCGATGCCTTCAAGCCAGGAACGTAGGCCTTGAAGTCATACGAGTACTGGCCAAAGTTGACCTGCTCGCCCGCGCGGGAGAACTGGCCGACCACGGCGTCGGTGAACAGGTAGAAGTCGCTGCCGCCGGCACCTTGTGCGTGAGGGTCGGCCAGGCTGCCCTGGTTGACCCACACGAAGCCGCCGTCGTCACCCACGCCGATGTGGCCGAGCATCAGGCTGCTGCCACCCAACTGATAGGTGAAGGCCGCACTGTAGGTTTTGTTGTCCACTTCATTGGCGTGCTTGGCGTAGCCACCGTTGTTGTTGAACTGGTAGCCGCTCTCGCCATTCTTGCCGTCGCTGGAGCTGTCGAAGTAGCGCAGGTCGGTCTTGAACGACTGGTCATTGCCCAACGGCAGTACGTGGACCAGGCCGACGTAGTTCTGTTTGTAGAAGTCTTGCAGTTGGGCGTAGTAGTACTGCAACGTCAGGTTTTTCGCGACCACATTGTCGGAAGAACCAAACGGCTTGTAGTCCACCCCGCCGAATTTGAAGCTGTCGCTGTCGCGGGTTCCGCCTGCCACGCTCAAGCCTGTGGAGTTGCTGGAGGCACGGCCTTCGGCGCGGTTCAGCTCACCACCAGTGAAGGTGACATTGGGAATGTCATTCGAGGTCAGGATGCCGCCGTCGAAGGTCTGCGGTGCCACGCGGCTGTCGTTGGACACCAGGATCGGCAAGACCGGCGCCAAGCCGCCACCCACGTGCAACTCGGTCTGGGAGATGCGGAACTTCACATTGCCCGCCGCGCGACCGAAGGAATCGGCAGGCTCGGTGCCGTTGTTCTTGGTCGGGAAGAAGCTGTTGCCGTTGCCCGCCAAGCCTGGGCCCGCGGTGTGACCATCACCACCGTCCAGGCGCAGCGCACCGAAGGCCATGACGTCGAAACCAAGGCCAACCGTGCCCTGGGTGAACCCGGATTTGTAGTCAAAACGCAGCGCGGTGGCGGCTTCGCGCAGATCGTTGTTGGTCCCCGAGCGGTTGTCTGCGCTGTAGTACATGGTCCGCGAACTGACGGACGCATGACTGTCTTCAAGGAAACCGCTGTGACCATTGCCCGTGCCCAGAGAGCCGAGCCCGAAATCGTCAGCGAATGCGTGTTGTGCAAGAACGGCGGCGGTGATCGACAACGCCAGTGTAGAAATTTTCATTAACGACGGCCCCTAAACATTTTTTTATGTGCGTGATGTGCATAACGGCGTTTTCATCCTTGCAAACGTGACGATTCTTTCATGCCGACCGGGGCGGGTTCCGTGAAGAATTAGTTAGGAAAAACGCGTGAAAATGAAATTTCGCACAGGCCGTTTTTTGTCATCTTCACGTCATCTCATTCATTTGCAGAATGAAGTCCTGAAGAATCTTCGTTTGCCACTTGGCCTGGCGCTCAACAGAATCCAGGCAAAGGCTACCTTCATCGCCACAACCATCAGGAATTTTTCTATGCCTAGCACCGCACATGTCAGCCCAGACGAGATCCGCAAGGGCTTTTCCAAGGCCATGTCCGACATGTACCGGGATGAAGTTCCGCTGTATGGCGCGCTGATGGAGCTGGTGGCCGAGACCAATGCCCACGTGCTCGACACCCAACCGCAGCTGGCGCAACAGCTGCAACGCACCGGCGAAATCCAGCGCCTGGACATGGAACGCCACGGCGCGATCCGCCTGGGCACCGCCGCTGAGCTGGCGACCATCTGCCGCTTGTTCGCGGTGATGGGCATGCAGCCGGTGGGCTACTACGACCTGACCCCGGCCGGCGTGCCGGTGCACTCCACCGCCTTTCGCGCGGTGCACGAGCAGGCGCTGCAAACCAGTCCGTTTCGAGTATTCACCTCATTGCTGCGCCTGGAACTGATCGAAAACCCCGAGCTGCGCGCCTTCGCCGAAGCGGCGCTGGCCAAGCGTTCGATCTTCACCCCAGGCGCCTTGGCGCTGATCGAACAAGCGGAACAGCACGGCGGCCTCAATGCCCAGGACGCCGACGAGTTTATCCGCCAGGCCCTGGAAACCTTCCGCTGGCATCACACCGCCACCGTCACCGGCGCGCAGTACCAGCAACTGAGCGACCAGCACCGCCTGATCGCCGACGTGGTCGCCTTCAAAGGCCCGCACATCAACCACCTGACCCCGCGCACCCTGGACATCGACCAGGTCCAGGCCGCCATGCCCGGCAAGGGCATCACCCCCAAGGCCGTGATCGAAGGCCCGCCCCGCCGCCACTGCCCAATCCTGCTGCGCCAGACCAGCTTCAAAGCCCTCGACGAACCCATCGCCTTCACCGACGCCCAAGGCAGCCACAGCGCACGGTTTGGCGAAATCGAACAGCGCGGCGTCGCCCTCACCCCCAAGGGCCGCGCACTGTACGACCAACTCCTGAACGCCGCACGCGACGAACTCGGCGCCTTTCCCAATGAGGGCAACGCCGCACGTTATGTCGAATTGATGGAACAGCACTTCCAGGCCTTCCCGGATAACCACGCGCAGATGCGTGACCAGGGCCTGGCGTACTTCCGCTACTTCCCCACCGCGCAAGGTGTGGCAGCACGTGGCACAGCCGAGCAACCGCGCACACTGCAAGCACTGATCGCCGCGGGCCATATCGATGTGGAGCCGTTGGTGTATGAGGACTTCCTGCCGGTGAGTGCAGCGGGGATTTTCCAGTCGAACCTGGGGGATGCGGCGCAGAGTCACTACGCGGCGAACTCGAACCAGGCTGAGTTTGAAAAGGCACTGGGGCGCCAGACGATTGATGAATTGAAGCTGTATGGCGAGACGCAGCAGCGCTCTGTCGATGAATGCACGAGAACACTGCTGGCATGAAATGAAGTGCCCACCCGGCTCACCAGCGCAATCCTTGCGCCGCAAAAAGTCCCCAGAGCCGGGTGGGCGGTCGGCATGATAGGCAGTGGGAAGAATCCTGTCCCCCGGACAATTCTGAATAAATGTGTCCGCGCCCCGTAGGAACGCGGACGGTGGCCTACTCCAACTTCGCCACAATCTCGTCTTTGATCAACAAGCGTTTCTTCTTCAGCTTCTCCACCTCTTCATCGCCGGCGCTTGCCGATTCCGCCTTCAGCACTTCCTTGTCCGCGTCGTCGTACTGCGTGAGCAGCGAGTCCAGGCGTTTGTCATTGGCCCTGCGTTCGTGAACGACTTCCTTGCTCAACCCCAAGTCCTGATACAGGTCGTGTTTCACTGGCATGGCGTACCTCCGCAAGTTGATCAATGGCTTACGCCCTAGAAGCTAGACCATTGCGAGGGGTCTTGTCATGTCCGGGGTCAATAAGGCCCCGTTCGTCGCGGCGCAGGCGTTTGGATCAAACCTTTGCCGCGCCCTGCCCTCCACTCTAGGTAGCCACCCGAGGGAGACCGGTTTCATGACTCATGCTGCCACCGCTGTCGACACCCAATGCATCAACACGATCCGCACCCTGGCCATGGACGCCGTGCAGAAGGCCAATTCCGGCCATCCAGGCACGCCCATGGGCCTGGCGCCGGTGGGTTATACGCTGTGGAGTCGTTTCCTGCGTTATCACCCGCAACATCCCGACTGGCCCAGCCGTGATCGGTTTGTGCTGTCCGTCGGCCATGCCTCGATGTTGCTGTATTCGCTGCTGCACCTGGCCGGTGTGGTGGAACTGGATGCCGACGGCAAGCGCACCGG carries:
- a CDS encoding OprD family outer membrane porin — protein: MKISTLALSITAAVLAQHAFADDFGLGSLGTGNGHSGFLEDSHASVSSRTMYYSADNRSGTNNDLREAATALRFDYKSGFTQGTVGLGFDVMAFGALRLDGGDGHTAGPGLAGNGNSFFPTKNNGTEPADSFGRAAGNVKFRISQTELHVGGGLAPVLPILVSNDSRVAPQTFDGGILTSNDIPNVTFTGGELNRAEGRASSNSTGLSVAGGTRDSDSFKFGGVDYKPFGSSDNVVAKNLTLQYYYAQLQDFYKQNYVGLVHVLPLGNDQSFKTDLRYFDSSSDGKNGESGYQFNNNGGYAKHANEVDNKTYSAAFTYQLGGSSLMLGHIGVGDDGGFVWVNQGSLADPHAQGAGGSDFYLFTDAVVGQFSRAGEQVNFGQYSYDFKAYVPGLKASVAYLDGSDIKSKVAGGPDQKENEADFRLDYVVQAGPLKGFGTTLRTGTYHGKNTGTADQDQTRLIFNYTYAIF
- the hglS gene encoding 2-oxoadipate dioxygenase/decarboxylase HglS; translation: MPSTAHVSPDEIRKGFSKAMSDMYRDEVPLYGALMELVAETNAHVLDTQPQLAQQLQRTGEIQRLDMERHGAIRLGTAAELATICRLFAVMGMQPVGYYDLTPAGVPVHSTAFRAVHEQALQTSPFRVFTSLLRLELIENPELRAFAEAALAKRSIFTPGALALIEQAEQHGGLNAQDADEFIRQALETFRWHHTATVTGAQYQQLSDQHRLIADVVAFKGPHINHLTPRTLDIDQVQAAMPGKGITPKAVIEGPPRRHCPILLRQTSFKALDEPIAFTDAQGSHSARFGEIEQRGVALTPKGRALYDQLLNAARDELGAFPNEGNAARYVELMEQHFQAFPDNHAQMRDQGLAYFRYFPTAQGVAARGTAEQPRTLQALIAAGHIDVEPLVYEDFLPVSAAGIFQSNLGDAAQSHYAANSNQAEFEKALGRQTIDELKLYGETQQRSVDECTRTLLA
- a CDS encoding DUF465 domain-containing protein; the encoded protein is MPVKHDLYQDLGLSKEVVHERRANDKRLDSLLTQYDDADKEVLKAESASAGDEEVEKLKKKRLLIKDEIVAKLE